A window of Xyrauchen texanus isolate HMW12.3.18 chromosome 10, RBS_HiC_50CHRs, whole genome shotgun sequence contains these coding sequences:
- the znf384a gene encoding zinc finger protein 384a isoform X1 — MEDSHFNSSYFWSPVPTMQGQIENAMFLNKMKEQLGPEKSGSFPHSSTAHYPTAVLSVPGTVTMDAGAVGRVSKQEGGGGGGAGGGGVGVQMGGVSAHLHPPHTSQNITVVPVPSTGIMTAAGLVITTPQGTLVTPPASSQSFVSGPPTTTMIVSALHSSNTEDGWPSSLYFHSHNKKEDGSIPQAVVMPAPSKRGRKKKSMMPRVGPVAAHTLATGNDPLILAHLAAGGQHNTSDPYDLSNDEDDHTGKDGNKTYRCRMCAVTFFSKSDMQIHAKSHTEAKPHKCPHCSKSFANSSYLAQHIRIHSGAKPYTCSYCQKTFRQLSHLQQHTRNHTEGKPHKCPHCSKSFANSSYLSQHIRIHSGAKPYTCSYCQKTFRQLSHLQQHNRIHTGDRPYKCVHPGCEKAFTQLSNLQSHRRQHNKDKPYKCHNCNRGYTDATSLEVHLSTHTVKHAKLYSCGLCNRAYTSETYLMKHMRKHNPDPLAVAAAVAAQQAQQGQNPAQPLGGGTGRGRGRGRGAGAAPTGAGTVSQAQNQPNPSTPTSYPVTVGMSCPFDLHQYKTVSAGEIQYKPVSVADLVAHKDLCLTVSTSAIQVEHMNS; from the exons ATGGAAGATTCCCATTTCAACTCATCATACTTTTGGTCTCCCGTTCCAACAATGCAAGGACAG ATTGAGAACGCCATGTTTCTGAATAAGATGAAAGAACAGCTGGGTCCGGAGAAGAGTGGCTCTTTTCCACACTCGTCCACGGCACACTACCCTACGGCGGTGCTTTCGGTGCCAGGCACGGTCACCATGGATGCAGGAGCTGTCGGGAGGGTGTCTAAACAAGAGGGTGGAGGAGGGGGCGGTGCAGGAGGTGGGGGAGTAGGAGTCCAAATGGGAGGCGTCAGTGCACACCTGCACCCGCCTCACACGTCCCAAAACATCACGGTGGTGCCCGTCCCATCTACTGGCATAATGACTGCAG cGGGGTTGGTGATCACGACTCCTCAGGGCACACTGGTCACTCCTCCTGCCTCCTCTCAGTCTTTTGTATCTGGACCGCCCACAACGACCATGATTGTGTCCGCACTGCACTCATCCAACACAG AAGATGGCTGGCCCTCCTCCCTCTATTTCCACAGTCACA ACAAGAAAGAGGATGGCAGTATTCCACAAGCTGTAGTCATGCCAGCACCCTCGAAGCGTGGCAGAAAGAAGAAGTCTATGATGCCACGGGTCGGTCCTGTTGCAGCCCACACACTTGCCACAGGAAATGATCCGCTGATTCTTGCGCACCTGGCTGCTGGGGGACAG CATAACACAAGTGACCCCTACGACCTCTCCAACGATGAGGATGATCATACAGGCAAAGATGGGAATAAGACCTACAG ATGCCGGATGTGTGCAGTGACTTTCTTCAGTAAATCAGACATGCAGATTCATGCCAAGTCTCACACAGAGGCGAAACCGCATAAATGTCCTCACTGCTCTAAATCCTTCGCCAACTCCAGCTATCTGGCGCAGCACATCCGCATCCACAGCGGGGCCAAACCCTACACCTGCTCCTACTGCCAGAAAACCTTCAGACAGCTCAGCCACTTACAGCAGCATACACG AAACCACACAGAGGGAAAACCGCACAAGTGTCCTCACTGCTCCAAATCGTTTGCCAACTCCAGCTACCTGTCCCAGCACATCCGCATTCACAGCGGGGCCAAACCCTACACCTGCTCCTACTGCCAGAAAACCTTCAGGCAGCTCAGTCACTTACAGCAGCATAACAG gaTCCATACTGGTGATAGGCCATATAAGTGTGTCCATCCCGGCTGTGAGAAAGCTTTCACCCAACTTTCCAACCTCCAG TCTCATCGGAGACAGCACAACAAGGACAAGCCATACAAATGTCACAACTGTAATCGCGGTTACACAGATGCAACTAGCTTGGAGGTTCACTTGTCTACACATACTGTGAAACATGCCAAACTCTACTCCTGTGGCCTCTGCAACCGCGCATACACATCT gAGACGTACCTGATGAAACACATGCGAAAACACAACCCAGACCCTCTGGCGGTAGCAGCTGCGGTGGCTGCACAGCAAGCCCAGCAGGGACAGAACCCGGCTCAGCCCTTGGGTGGAGGAACTGGCAGGGGTCGTGGGCGAGGTAGGGGTGCTGGAGCTGCGCCTACAGGTGCCGGAACAGTGTCTCAAGCACAGAACCAGCCCAATCCCTCCACACCAACAAGTTATCCTGTTACAGTGGGAATGTCCTGTCCTTTTGACCTGCATCAGTACAAGACCGTTTCAGCTGGAGAGATCCAGTACAAGCCAGTCAGCGTGGCCGACTTGGTGGCCCACAAAGACCTCTGCCTCACCGTTTCCACCTCGGCCATCCAGGTGGAGCACATGAACTCGTAG
- the znf384a gene encoding zinc finger protein 384a isoform X2, giving the protein MEDSHFNSSYFWSPVPTMQGQIENAMFLNKMKEQLGPEKSGSFPHSSTAHYPTAVLSVPGTVTMDAGAVGRVSKQEGGGGGGAGGGGVGVQMGGVSAHLHPPHTSQNITVVPVPSTGIMTAAGLVITTPQGTLVTPPASSQSFVSGPPTTTMIVSALHSSNTDKKEDGSIPQAVVMPAPSKRGRKKKSMMPRVGPVAAHTLATGNDPLILAHLAAGGQHNTSDPYDLSNDEDDHTGKDGNKTYRCRMCAVTFFSKSDMQIHAKSHTEAKPHKCPHCSKSFANSSYLAQHIRIHSGAKPYTCSYCQKTFRQLSHLQQHTRNHTEGKPHKCPHCSKSFANSSYLSQHIRIHSGAKPYTCSYCQKTFRQLSHLQQHNRIHTGDRPYKCVHPGCEKAFTQLSNLQSHRRQHNKDKPYKCHNCNRGYTDATSLEVHLSTHTVKHAKLYSCGLCNRAYTSETYLMKHMRKHNPDPLAVAAAVAAQQAQQGQNPAQPLGGGTGRGRGRGRGAGAAPTGAGTVSQAQNQPNPSTPTSYPVTVGMSCPFDLHQYKTVSAGEIQYKPVSVADLVAHKDLCLTVSTSAIQVEHMNS; this is encoded by the exons ATGGAAGATTCCCATTTCAACTCATCATACTTTTGGTCTCCCGTTCCAACAATGCAAGGACAG ATTGAGAACGCCATGTTTCTGAATAAGATGAAAGAACAGCTGGGTCCGGAGAAGAGTGGCTCTTTTCCACACTCGTCCACGGCACACTACCCTACGGCGGTGCTTTCGGTGCCAGGCACGGTCACCATGGATGCAGGAGCTGTCGGGAGGGTGTCTAAACAAGAGGGTGGAGGAGGGGGCGGTGCAGGAGGTGGGGGAGTAGGAGTCCAAATGGGAGGCGTCAGTGCACACCTGCACCCGCCTCACACGTCCCAAAACATCACGGTGGTGCCCGTCCCATCTACTGGCATAATGACTGCAG cGGGGTTGGTGATCACGACTCCTCAGGGCACACTGGTCACTCCTCCTGCCTCCTCTCAGTCTTTTGTATCTGGACCGCCCACAACGACCATGATTGTGTCCGCACTGCACTCATCCAACACAG ACAAGAAAGAGGATGGCAGTATTCCACAAGCTGTAGTCATGCCAGCACCCTCGAAGCGTGGCAGAAAGAAGAAGTCTATGATGCCACGGGTCGGTCCTGTTGCAGCCCACACACTTGCCACAGGAAATGATCCGCTGATTCTTGCGCACCTGGCTGCTGGGGGACAG CATAACACAAGTGACCCCTACGACCTCTCCAACGATGAGGATGATCATACAGGCAAAGATGGGAATAAGACCTACAG ATGCCGGATGTGTGCAGTGACTTTCTTCAGTAAATCAGACATGCAGATTCATGCCAAGTCTCACACAGAGGCGAAACCGCATAAATGTCCTCACTGCTCTAAATCCTTCGCCAACTCCAGCTATCTGGCGCAGCACATCCGCATCCACAGCGGGGCCAAACCCTACACCTGCTCCTACTGCCAGAAAACCTTCAGACAGCTCAGCCACTTACAGCAGCATACACG AAACCACACAGAGGGAAAACCGCACAAGTGTCCTCACTGCTCCAAATCGTTTGCCAACTCCAGCTACCTGTCCCAGCACATCCGCATTCACAGCGGGGCCAAACCCTACACCTGCTCCTACTGCCAGAAAACCTTCAGGCAGCTCAGTCACTTACAGCAGCATAACAG gaTCCATACTGGTGATAGGCCATATAAGTGTGTCCATCCCGGCTGTGAGAAAGCTTTCACCCAACTTTCCAACCTCCAG TCTCATCGGAGACAGCACAACAAGGACAAGCCATACAAATGTCACAACTGTAATCGCGGTTACACAGATGCAACTAGCTTGGAGGTTCACTTGTCTACACATACTGTGAAACATGCCAAACTCTACTCCTGTGGCCTCTGCAACCGCGCATACACATCT gAGACGTACCTGATGAAACACATGCGAAAACACAACCCAGACCCTCTGGCGGTAGCAGCTGCGGTGGCTGCACAGCAAGCCCAGCAGGGACAGAACCCGGCTCAGCCCTTGGGTGGAGGAACTGGCAGGGGTCGTGGGCGAGGTAGGGGTGCTGGAGCTGCGCCTACAGGTGCCGGAACAGTGTCTCAAGCACAGAACCAGCCCAATCCCTCCACACCAACAAGTTATCCTGTTACAGTGGGAATGTCCTGTCCTTTTGACCTGCATCAGTACAAGACCGTTTCAGCTGGAGAGATCCAGTACAAGCCAGTCAGCGTGGCCGACTTGGTGGCCCACAAAGACCTCTGCCTCACCGTTTCCACCTCGGCCATCCAGGTGGAGCACATGAACTCGTAG
- the znf384a gene encoding zinc finger protein 384a isoform X3, with product MFLNKMKEQLGPEKSGSFPHSSTAHYPTAVLSVPGTVTMDAGAVGRVSKQEGGGGGGAGGGGVGVQMGGVSAHLHPPHTSQNITVVPVPSTGIMTAAGLVITTPQGTLVTPPASSQSFVSGPPTTTMIVSALHSSNTEDGWPSSLYFHSHNKKEDGSIPQAVVMPAPSKRGRKKKSMMPRVGPVAAHTLATGNDPLILAHLAAGGQHNTSDPYDLSNDEDDHTGKDGNKTYRCRMCAVTFFSKSDMQIHAKSHTEAKPHKCPHCSKSFANSSYLAQHIRIHSGAKPYTCSYCQKTFRQLSHLQQHTRNHTEGKPHKCPHCSKSFANSSYLSQHIRIHSGAKPYTCSYCQKTFRQLSHLQQHNRIHTGDRPYKCVHPGCEKAFTQLSNLQSHRRQHNKDKPYKCHNCNRGYTDATSLEVHLSTHTVKHAKLYSCGLCNRAYTSETYLMKHMRKHNPDPLAVAAAVAAQQAQQGQNPAQPLGGGTGRGRGRGRGAGAAPTGAGTVSQAQNQPNPSTPTSYPVTVGMSCPFDLHQYKTVSAGEIQYKPVSVADLVAHKDLCLTVSTSAIQVEHMNS from the exons ATGTTTCTGAATAAGATGAAAGAACAGCTGGGTCCGGAGAAGAGTGGCTCTTTTCCACACTCGTCCACGGCACACTACCCTACGGCGGTGCTTTCGGTGCCAGGCACGGTCACCATGGATGCAGGAGCTGTCGGGAGGGTGTCTAAACAAGAGGGTGGAGGAGGGGGCGGTGCAGGAGGTGGGGGAGTAGGAGTCCAAATGGGAGGCGTCAGTGCACACCTGCACCCGCCTCACACGTCCCAAAACATCACGGTGGTGCCCGTCCCATCTACTGGCATAATGACTGCAG cGGGGTTGGTGATCACGACTCCTCAGGGCACACTGGTCACTCCTCCTGCCTCCTCTCAGTCTTTTGTATCTGGACCGCCCACAACGACCATGATTGTGTCCGCACTGCACTCATCCAACACAG AAGATGGCTGGCCCTCCTCCCTCTATTTCCACAGTCACA ACAAGAAAGAGGATGGCAGTATTCCACAAGCTGTAGTCATGCCAGCACCCTCGAAGCGTGGCAGAAAGAAGAAGTCTATGATGCCACGGGTCGGTCCTGTTGCAGCCCACACACTTGCCACAGGAAATGATCCGCTGATTCTTGCGCACCTGGCTGCTGGGGGACAG CATAACACAAGTGACCCCTACGACCTCTCCAACGATGAGGATGATCATACAGGCAAAGATGGGAATAAGACCTACAG ATGCCGGATGTGTGCAGTGACTTTCTTCAGTAAATCAGACATGCAGATTCATGCCAAGTCTCACACAGAGGCGAAACCGCATAAATGTCCTCACTGCTCTAAATCCTTCGCCAACTCCAGCTATCTGGCGCAGCACATCCGCATCCACAGCGGGGCCAAACCCTACACCTGCTCCTACTGCCAGAAAACCTTCAGACAGCTCAGCCACTTACAGCAGCATACACG AAACCACACAGAGGGAAAACCGCACAAGTGTCCTCACTGCTCCAAATCGTTTGCCAACTCCAGCTACCTGTCCCAGCACATCCGCATTCACAGCGGGGCCAAACCCTACACCTGCTCCTACTGCCAGAAAACCTTCAGGCAGCTCAGTCACTTACAGCAGCATAACAG gaTCCATACTGGTGATAGGCCATATAAGTGTGTCCATCCCGGCTGTGAGAAAGCTTTCACCCAACTTTCCAACCTCCAG TCTCATCGGAGACAGCACAACAAGGACAAGCCATACAAATGTCACAACTGTAATCGCGGTTACACAGATGCAACTAGCTTGGAGGTTCACTTGTCTACACATACTGTGAAACATGCCAAACTCTACTCCTGTGGCCTCTGCAACCGCGCATACACATCT gAGACGTACCTGATGAAACACATGCGAAAACACAACCCAGACCCTCTGGCGGTAGCAGCTGCGGTGGCTGCACAGCAAGCCCAGCAGGGACAGAACCCGGCTCAGCCCTTGGGTGGAGGAACTGGCAGGGGTCGTGGGCGAGGTAGGGGTGCTGGAGCTGCGCCTACAGGTGCCGGAACAGTGTCTCAAGCACAGAACCAGCCCAATCCCTCCACACCAACAAGTTATCCTGTTACAGTGGGAATGTCCTGTCCTTTTGACCTGCATCAGTACAAGACCGTTTCAGCTGGAGAGATCCAGTACAAGCCAGTCAGCGTGGCCGACTTGGTGGCCCACAAAGACCTCTGCCTCACCGTTTCCACCTCGGCCATCCAGGTGGAGCACATGAACTCGTAG